One region of Acropora muricata isolate sample 2 chromosome 13, ASM3666990v1, whole genome shotgun sequence genomic DNA includes:
- the LOC136895135 gene encoding uncharacterized protein: MAALCIIISFLLFHTLVWAGESCNKSNSENGFALVDHVYRSFFADRLVSCYMSCSTQPTCQSLNYNLADKSCEFNNDTKYYRPRYFVEKPAYVYADNPNSEHPWRKLNSAPVCFGAKSNQFGRFRVEVGGSIQSVKLVHLSGKVTCDVESNAWSKWGCARPDLVQYIMVVLTDESNTILLPMGQRYYYTIPGYDAQSCEIVFSGFPNPFHLSSDRELRLWYGEDLVDGGEHNNDGKSCTDVFAKYL, encoded by the exons ATGGCAGCTTTGTGTATCATAATTTCTTTCTTGTTGTTCCATACCCTCGTGTGGGCGGGTGAATCTTGCAACAAATCAAATTCAGAAAACGGTTTTGCCCTTGTCGATCACGTTTATCGATCATTTTTTGCTGATCGTTTGGTGTCTTGTTACATGTCTTGTTCCACGCAACCAACTTGTCAAAGTCTAAACTACAATCTTGCTGACAAGAGTTGCGAATTCAACAACGACACCAAATATTATCGACCAAGGTATTTTGTGGAGAAACCAGCATACGTTTACGCGGACAACCCCAACTCAG AACATCCTTGGCGCAAATTGAATTCAGCTCCAGTGTGTTTTGGCGCCAAAAGTAACCAGTTTGGCCGGTTTCGAGTTGAAGTTGGTGGCTCTATCCAATCTGTCAAACTTGTTCACCTATCTGGAAAGGTGACATGTGATGTCGAAAGTAATGCTTGGAGTAAATGGGGATGTGCTAGGCCGGATTTGGTGCAGTACATTATGGTCGTTTTAACAGACGAATCCAACACCATTCTCCTACCGATGGGTCAAAGGTATTATTACACCATTCCGGGATATGATGCACAATCCTGTGAAATTGTCTTCAGCGGCTTTCCAAATCCATTCCATCTGTCCTCTGATAGAGAATTGAGGCTGTGGTACGGGGAGGATCTTGTAGATGGAGGGGAACATAATAATGATGGGAAATCATGCACTGATGTTTTTGCTAAGTATTTGTAG
- the LOC136895134 gene encoding uncharacterized protein produces the protein MKENSKANSSQTVPGIGWKRTDEGVPDPFKANLSEKEVRNKTQVKRKAPKQRHEAVAKKARKQLKANSEVESPDVLSENDSSLYDFKDEEPPTRDQSTQTLSNAELKSKIETLITSNALKTSKVVYKTISISSMSYENVIQDSQNMTHLTGLTSRQFKVLFDFLNDVCPLDKIRYWCHGKNSKQINSHKLSSQWSSEERLYICLLRLRRGFTIKTLSLLLSTPDKQIKDTSIREIFTTFIQLMYKVFRDMRRVMFPSKEVLQRFLPRVFKTIKRIRCTVDCTEFRVETSRNFARQGNTYSSYKHANTFKCLIAVTPNGGSCFVSDLYEGDISDVQIFEQSGILKHIEPQDVILVDRGFTVQDLVNPLQACIQIPAFLKGRGNLSAAEELSTRKIAKARVHVERFNQRLKQFKLVGRTIPLSLAPLATQMVVVACGLVNFQEVLCK, from the exons ATGAAGGAGAACTCAAAAGCGAACTCTTCCCAAACAGTTCCCGGTATAGG GTGGAAAAGGACCGACGAAGGAGTTCCTGACCCGTTTAAAGCGAATTTATCGGAGAAAGAAGTACGTAATAAAACACAAGTAAAACGAAAGGCCCCAAAACAAAGACACGAAGCCGTTGCCAAGAAGGCACGAAAACAGCTCAAAGCCAACTCAGAAGTAGAATCACCCGATGTTTTATCAGAAAATGACTCATCTTTGTATGATTTTAAGGACGAGGAACCACCAACGAGGGATCAAAGTACCCAAACATTGTCGAATGCAGAGCTGAAGTCGAAGATCGAAACACTCATAACAAGCAATGCCCTGAAGACAAGTAAAGTTGTTTATAAGACTATTTCTATCAGTTCTATGTCTTATGAAAACGTTATACAAGACTCACAAAATATGACACATCTAACTGGACTTACTAGTCGTCAGTTCAAGGTTTTGTTCGACTTTCTAAATGATGTGTGTCCTTTGGATAAGATAAGGTATTGGTGCCATggtaaaaattcaaaacaaatcaactCTCACAAATTATCGAGCCAATGGTCCTCAGAAGAAAGACTGTATATCTGTCTACTAAGACTTAGAAGAGGTTTTACTATCAAAACCTTGTCTCTTCTGCTAAGCACTCCAGATAAGCAAATAAAAGATACTTCAATCAGAGAGATTTTTACTACCTTCATTCAGTTGATGTATAAAGTATTTCGTGACATGCGAAGGGTTATGTTCCCTTCAAAGGAAGTATTGCAGAGATTCCTACCACGAGTCTTCAAAACCATCAAGAGAATACGATGCACTGTGGACTGTACAGAGTTTCGGGTAGAGACATCCAGAAACTTTGCTAGACAAGGGAACACATACTCCTCATACAAGCATGCTAACACCTTCAAATGTTTGATTGCAGTAACTCCTAATGGAGGATCCTGCTTTGTATCAGATCTCTATGAAGGGGACATTTCTGATGTACAAATTTTTGAACAAAGTGGCATTTTAAAGCACATTGAACCACAAGATGTTATTCTAGTGGACAGGGGATTTACTGTCCAAGATCTGGTTAACCCTCTACAAGCATGCATCCAAATTCCTGCTTTTTTGAAAGGAAGAGGCAACCTAAGTGCAGCTGAGGAACTTTCCACTAGAAAGATTGCCAAAGCACGAGTCCATGTGGAGCGTTTCAATCAGCGTCTCAAGCAGTTTAAGCTGGTAGGAAGAACCATACCTCTTTCACTTGCTCCATTAGCAACTCAAATGGTAGTAGTTGCATGTGGGTTAGTCAATTTTCAGGAAGTCCTTTGTAAATAG
- the LOC136896628 gene encoding uncharacterized protein — protein sequence MAAWGIICSLMLFPATPWASESCRKDTLSEYGFALVAHVYKSFFADRLVSCYMSCSMQPACQSLNYNLADKTCEFNNDTKYFRPKYFVEKPTFVYGENPDSERPWRRLNSNPVCFGAKDNQYGTFVVEVGGHIDAVKLVHLHGKVSCDVSKGLWSNWGCGSNSLWVLLTNSSNNILIPKVAVSGQKYKIQGYNSSSPEIIWKKFTTPIRFTSKQELRLWHGKDLLDKDKGNSNGTSCTDVFALYL from the exons ATGGCAGCTTGGGGCATCATTTGTTCTTTGATGCTGTTTCCAGCCACTCCATGGGCTAGTGAATCCTGTAGGAAAGACACCCTGTCAGAATATGGTTTTGCTCTTGTCGCTCAcgtttacaaatcattttttgCTGATCGTTTGGTGTCTTGTTACATGTCTTGTTCCATGCAACCAGCTTGTCAAAGTTTAAACTACAATCTTGCTGACAAGACTTGCGAATTCAACAACGACACGAAGTATTTTAGGCCCAAGTATTTTGTGGAGAAACCAACATTCGTGTATGGCGAGAACCCTGATTCTG AACGTCCTTGGCGAAGGCTGAATTCAAACCCAGTGTGTTTTGGTGCCAAAGACAACCAGTATGGTACGTTTGTGGTTGAAGTTGGTGGCCACATTGATGCTGTTAAACTGGTTCATCTCCATGGGAAAGTATCCTGCGATGTGTCAAAAGGTCTGTGGTCGAACTGGGGTTGTGGCTCCAATTCCTTATGGGTGCTTTTAACGAACTCCAGCAACAATATTCTAATACCCAAAGTAGCGGTGAGCGGTCAGAAATACAAAATTCAGGGGTATAACTCAAGTTCCCCGGAGATCATATGGAAAAAGTTCACGACTCCCATTCGTTTCACTTCCAAGCAAGAGTTGCGTCTTTGGCACGGCAAGGATTTGCTGGACAAAGACAAGGGCAACAGTAATGGCACATCCTGCACTGATGTCTTTGCGCTGTATCTGTAA